One Hyphomicrobium sp. CS1GBMeth3 DNA segment encodes these proteins:
- the fabF gene encoding beta-ketoacyl-ACP synthase II: MRRVVVTGLGVVSPLGSGAEIAWARLLAGQSGLRPLPDWAAPLPAKIAGIVLNKDEDPEGGFDPDLAVPVKDQRKMDRFILFALVAAAEAIAQAGWAPADARALERTATVIASGIGGFPAIVDSVRTTDQRGVRRLSPFTIPSFLANLAAGHVSIRHGYKGPIGTPVTACAAGVQAIGDAARLIRGGEADVAVCGGSEACIDLVSLGGFAAARALSTGFNETPHRASRPYDRDRDGFVMGEGAGILVIEEREHALARGATPIAEIVGYGTTADAHHMTAGPEDGDGARRAMQVALRQAQLAPSDIQHLNAHATSTPLGDVGELAAIKAVFGRDAKIAVSATKSATGHLLGAAGGLEAIFTVLALRDQIAPPTLNLDNPDAAAGGLDLIGGQARAMTMEHAISNGFGFGGVNASIIFRRPN; this comes from the coding sequence TGCGGCGTGTGGTGGTGACTGGTTTAGGAGTGGTATCGCCGTTGGGGTCCGGTGCAGAGATCGCCTGGGCACGATTGCTCGCGGGCCAATCCGGGTTGCGGCCTCTGCCGGACTGGGCGGCTCCCCTTCCCGCCAAGATCGCGGGCATCGTGTTGAACAAGGATGAGGATCCGGAAGGCGGTTTCGATCCCGACTTGGCCGTTCCCGTCAAAGACCAGCGCAAGATGGATCGCTTCATTCTGTTCGCGCTTGTCGCGGCAGCAGAGGCCATCGCTCAGGCCGGATGGGCGCCGGCCGATGCCCGGGCGCTCGAACGCACCGCAACCGTCATCGCATCGGGCATCGGGGGCTTTCCTGCCATCGTGGACTCGGTCCGTACGACCGATCAGCGCGGCGTGCGCCGCTTGTCGCCGTTCACAATCCCGTCCTTCCTTGCCAACCTTGCGGCCGGTCATGTCTCCATCCGTCATGGCTACAAGGGGCCGATCGGCACGCCTGTCACGGCCTGTGCCGCAGGCGTGCAGGCTATCGGCGATGCTGCGCGTCTGATCCGGGGAGGTGAAGCGGATGTCGCGGTGTGCGGCGGAAGTGAAGCTTGCATCGATCTCGTCAGCCTTGGGGGCTTCGCGGCTGCGCGTGCGCTTTCAACCGGCTTTAACGAGACACCGCATCGCGCCTCGCGTCCTTACGACCGCGACAGGGACGGATTCGTCATGGGCGAAGGCGCCGGAATCCTGGTGATCGAGGAACGCGAGCACGCTCTGGCGCGTGGCGCCACCCCAATCGCGGAGATCGTCGGTTACGGCACGACAGCCGACGCCCATCACATGACCGCGGGCCCGGAGGATGGCGACGGCGCACGCCGTGCCATGCAGGTCGCTTTGCGCCAGGCCCAACTCGCCCCGTCCGATATTCAGCATCTGAATGCTCACGCCACATCGACCCCGCTCGGAGATGTCGGCGAGCTCGCAGCGATCAAGGCCGTGTTCGGCCGAGACGCAAAGATTGCAGTCAGCGCGACCAAATCGGCGACCGGACACCTGCTCGGCGCGGCGGGCGGTCTCGAGGCGATCTTCACCGTGCTTGCACTGCGCGACCAGATTGCCCCGCCGACCCTCAATCTGGACAACCCGGACGCGGCTGCCGGCGGGCTCGACCTCATCGGCGGACAAGCCCGAGCTATGACGATGGAGCATGCCATATCGAATGGCTTCGGCTTTGGCGGCGTCAACGCGAGCATCATCTTTCGCCGTCCCAATTAA
- a CDS encoding TetR/AcrR family transcriptional regulator: protein MRMSREAMAEHHQEIVEVAARMLRERGIKGTSVADLMQAAGLTHGGFYRHFESKDALVAEAVQSIHDTLVKRLETKADRASEAGAVEDYVAKYLSQGHVANPGVGCPMAAFGVEAARETAEVRRAFANGTQRTIDKLSAGLSGTPAERRTKAIRMFASLVGAVVIARAVGDGALSEEVLVASREALGASAGRKR, encoded by the coding sequence ATGCGCATGTCACGTGAAGCGATGGCGGAACACCATCAAGAGATCGTGGAGGTTGCCGCCCGCATGTTGAGAGAGCGGGGCATCAAGGGTACAAGCGTCGCCGACCTCATGCAGGCGGCCGGGTTGACGCACGGCGGCTTCTACCGGCATTTCGAGTCGAAGGACGCGCTGGTGGCGGAGGCGGTGCAATCCATCCACGATACGCTTGTGAAGCGTCTTGAGACCAAGGCGGACAGGGCGAGCGAGGCAGGCGCCGTCGAGGACTATGTGGCGAAGTACCTTTCGCAGGGCCACGTCGCCAATCCGGGCGTTGGCTGTCCAATGGCAGCGTTCGGCGTCGAAGCCGCCCGTGAGACCGCAGAGGTGCGAAGGGCGTTTGCCAATGGGACCCAGAGAACGATCGACAAGCTCTCGGCCGGACTTTCAGGGACGCCGGCCGAGCGACGGACCAAAGCTATCCGGATGTTCGCGTCATTGGTGGGCGCGGTCGTCATTGCGCGTGCCGTCGGTGATGGCGCCTTGAGCGAGGAGGTGCTCGTTGCCAGCCGCGAAGCACTCGGCGCCTCGGCGGGGCGCAAACGATAG